In Salmo salar chromosome ssa14, Ssal_v3.1, whole genome shotgun sequence, the sequence ACAGTCACTGAAAAAATCTGTAGACCATGCTTGACTTTACCTTTCAGGGATGCAGTCAGAACTGTAAAGTAAAAGATTTTTAGCATTACTTTACGTTCTTTGTCAATGTTTCCAAAGATCCTTCAAGAAGTTAGAAATCATTTGTACTACTGGAAGAGAAACTACTAAACTTGGCAAATATCACAAAACGCTTGCAATGTAAATGGCCTACATTCTCACTGCAAAAATAAAACTGCTGTCAACATCAAACCCTCCATAAattagtgaggggaaaaaagaaaaaaaggaacAGATAATAAATGACTCGATCCATTTTGTACTCATTTGAATAAAATCTGATATAATCATGTGACTGTGTCAAACATTCTTTATGCTCTTTCAACCTCTCAACCTAAATCACTGGTGACTAATTCGCCAATATGCTTACCAGTGCAGAACACGGCTCCAAACACGGCAACACCAATTATTTTCATCTTGATTGAATCTCTGAAAAAACATAAtacattattctttttttacAGCGGATATTTCTTATCTAAATATGGATATAATTATTGTACATGCACTGTATACAAATACCAAACTAAATTGTAGAGATACAGTATGAAGATTAACAAAACATAGTAGGGAATAGTTTAAATCTGGACATGCAGTGCTCAAATGTAATAATCTACTCCTAGTAAATTCTACTGTAACTGGGAGTCTGCAGTGGTAATGACATCATTTCCTGAGGTTAATTAGCAGGAGTGGTGTGTAGTTCCCCAGGGCATTAGTCAGCTCTTTTGTGTGATGAGGCTGACCACCATTAGACTAGAGTGGACATGAGCCTAGGCTTGGGCCACCATTCTGCCTACAGTGACAGGAGATGGGGAGTAGCGGAGGGGGAGGATCTAAGTGGCTCCAAGGATCCTAGTGTACAACCATGAAAGAACACAGAGTGCTGTTTAATAAGCATTGCCTCTTTCAGCGGCATAAATGAAGAAATTACCGAACTGTCTATTTGCATCTCATATTTGGGACACAGGCTGCAAATCAAAGTGTAGCCACAGTTTTGAAGGCAATGGGTTTCCAATGGGTTGTATTTAGTACAGTAAAAActaggggttcaacaagggttcttctaagatcctcaaagttctttgaagaaccttagaGTTCTTGGCATTGAAAATGGCCCAAATGAGGAGGTGTGGTTCCTtgaggaacctccttagttggtgggggttcttTGGATTCAAGGTTGAAAGGACAGCAGGCACAGGTACTTAACTGAAACATTTTAAGATCTCAATTTAAGGTAAGGTATGTCCCTCACATGATCTAAATTCatattgttttatgatgataccatctatcttttcatatttcTGCAAATCTTTCTACAGCAGAAAAAGaacacaattcaatggatatcaatcaacaaagaggtaagaatatgtaggcAGATGCAGATcactgaactgctcacttttgtgtctgtgtctgcaggtatacagacgAGGAGGAATACAAAGGTATGTCAATTGGTATGTTATGTAGATCACATTTTACATCCTCCTCACTTACCTCTTcaatgaatatcccataggcctctacattatgcgtatgaaaaccattatcaaaacagttttttcattcacatttccacaaaaacCAAGGTTTGAATACTGtcatatgcatgttttgttaatcaaCTGTACAATTAAATTTTTTggattcacagacttcaccctccctacacctctgatgaatataacaggaaacatgtttgatcaccatgcactgcaaaatcattctggctgtggatacggagaacatctacacattaacatcaacacgccaGAGGATATACCCATTAGAAttggggctctgctgggagtttacctcatttatttatttttattttgcttTGCCTCTAAAATCATAATTAacactgacaactaaaatattgtgttattattgttattgttatgcgtattattattaataataacaataggGGAGGGGAAGTAGTTCAAAAattaaccccaaaaggttcttcaaatggttcttcgaggatccattaaaaggggttctttgaagaaccctttgaaagggttcttcaaagaaattataggggttcccccacagtttcaagttgaagaacccctaaaggatactccaggaaccttttctttCTAGAGTGTACCAGAGTTTAATAATAGTTCCATAGTCGGCTATTATGTTGTACACTTACATTAGCTTATTGCATACTGACCAATTGAGTTGTGCACGATGAGTTGTGCACTTTATTCAAACCTGGAAGTACAAAGGATGTAAATCAATCAACAAAAAGTTTTGCTTTTGAAGAATGATCAGCTGCTTTTGACCATTGCCTGAAGGCCAAATAACTCACTATAAGAAATGGTCGATAGTTGGCTGTGCTGTTTTCAGAACAAGCCATATATGGTTAGATCACTCAATATTTGTATTGTGGGGAGTAAAGGTGAACTAAAGGTGTTCACCCCAATTTATCGCACATATCTCATCAGTTTGACATCCAGTGTCGCTCTTCCTCACATACTCGCGCGCACGGCATCTTTTTTGTTCTATCGCTCGGTAAAACGCGGCAAAACAGTGTGCAGTCTGTACACCCGTGGTGCGACACGGGTGTGTCACGCTTCGCTGCATGGGCTATCCCAACCAGATAAAACACAGCTTTGCTAATGATGAGGAATATACTGCACTGAGGAATTTGGAAGACATGGGGAGACCCCTTCTCGTTCCAGCTACGATTTCTCTCATCCGTGTGGATTTTGGCAAACGCTCGCACTCTCTTTTTTTTGCGCGCATCACACGCGCACAAAGGCTCCCTTACTCGCGTCCCCCGTTCCCCCCTTTGCACAATACCAAGTGCCATTGAAAAACCTGTATTCTCTCTTCAGTTCATTGAGTATGTGACCAGACCGAACACTTACTTAGCGACTATGCAAAATTTGCCATCTGTCGTTCCCATTATTTACGTAGCCTAACGATTGGGTGTCCTGGCAGGGTGTCCACGAATTAACGCATTGGGCAGGACGTCAAACAAATAAGGAAGAATAACCAATTTCACATTCAACTACTTACCATTCGTTCATGAATTACATAAACGATTGAGGGGGAGGGTGGATGAAATATAATAGGCTTatgatttgtattttttattcccAGCCCTATAATAAACGGCACCTATGATGGGTTGAAGAATAGCCTAGAAAAAAACGAACCCTCCTCATAGTGTTTGTTCTGGTGTTCATTGTAAGGATATAGGCTAGAATCTGAAGATGCGGAGAGGCCGTCTAAGCTTTCGAAATAGCATAGATAGCCTATGAAATGCTGCCTGGTGCCCAACAATAGTCATTGTCCCCGTTTCAAATGTTCTATTATTAGCCTTTTTTTATGGGAAGTGCTAAAACATAGGTTTTATGTTTTGTAGGTGAAGATGAAGGTAATTACTGTCATCCTACCCGTCTCTGCTGCATTACCGGTATCACGCCCTAAATTACCCATATTAGATATAGCTGTTAGACATGCATAAAACAACAACCAGATAACCTGCCAGCAAACGAAAAAACTGCAAAATTTAACCCATAAATTTCTCGGTGAAATAAAAAACCAGTAGAATTGAGCAGATATAGATGCATCATAATTGCTGGTAATTACCTTTCAGACTGGCTTGGATCCGAAAACAGCAGATGGGACTTACGGGGTACAGAAAGTAAGGTTTTCTACAAAATTTAGTTTTTTTCTTCTTGatatcttccccctctccctctccctcacccccaACCCGTCAAAGAAAGGGACTTCAATGGTGTTACGAATCGGGATTATCTGGAGAGTTTCGGTAGCTGTCGGCTTGTGGTCTGTTAATGATCGGTGGAGCTCGTGCCATTTCGTTAGAATCCGGAGGTTCGGCTCTGGAATGCCGCCACTCATATTCCTGTGGGATTATGACATGGTATTATGACTTCACATCTTGTTTGCCTTGATGTTTGATGAAAtaacaacatttacattacatttacattacattacatttataagtaatgtaatgtaatgtaatgtaatgtaaaataacAACAAATATAACAATTTTATTTCAGGAAAGTAccaacaaattattattattttttttatatatatatatataaatatagttTTACAACTTTAGATATCCTGTAGGCTACAATATCTCACGTATAGGTGGGTTAGTTACAGTGGTGACTGATGAATTAAACAAATTCAAAATGGCCCTCCATTCATGACCTAATTAgtttttcatttatccattttGACTCTttccccccccgcttctcctcctCTGAGTTCTTTCCCCGCTGGTGGTGAACTGTTTGTACTAGCATCAGTGGAGCCAAGGGATACTCCAACTCCATACTTGTTGTTTAAGAAGCacaatgtgacaaatacaatcggATTTGTCTGTCACTGCTTATGCCTTTTTGGGCCCCATCACAGATCCAGGGGGAGGAATCAACATATTCTAATCTAGTGTTGGACAAGGTAGCAATATTTTTGGAAGATCATTTGGGTTTGTCTGCTGTTTTCAAATGCTTATTCATACTCTTCAATAATCacgttttactattttctttgcCTTTGCCCAACAGTTTATTGATTTAATATTTGTTTCTATTGACCTGATTTTCAAAATGTTCAATGCAATGGTGTTACTGTAAGTGTTTCTAATAGATTCCTTGTGAGTGTATTATTGCTTCATTATACCACACTAATATCAATATTTTCCTTCTAATAATAACAACAGAGAGAGGTCTTCTAAAAATGCCTTTTTATTTCTCCCAGGAGGCACCTTGCTTTTCACTTTCTCAAGGATCAAAACAATTATAATCAGAATTTAAACAAAAAACATGCAAGAAAGTTGCAGTTTCAACCCTTCATAGTGCAGTACAGATGTCAACAATACCTGACACTATAGCAGGGTTTGGACATATAGACGAACTGGCTTGACCTAAAATAACAATGGCTTCTATTTGAAAATTGGTTCAATGTGTAAACATTTACTAAAATGTTCTGTACACACAAATTTGCTGAGGTTCCTTCAGATAATCTTGTTTCAAAACCTTGCTATGGTCAAATGGAATTCAATTCCGAGACCTCTCCCTATTATGTTCCAGTTCATTATCAGATAGGATCCTCCATTTATGGGTGTGCAGTTGGGCTCCTACTCTTCTCAGCTACGTTCTATAGTATTCCTCCGGTTTTCTTTTGGTACTTTTCTTGTTTTTCTCTTTTTGTGGTATTTTGTCATTTTTCAGACTTTTTGTAGGACTTTTCTTAATTCCTCCTCCTCGCTCGTGTTGCTTCACTCCGTCTTTAAGcgtcctcctcagcctcctcctcAAACTCTCCCTCCTCCTCGGCAGTGGCGTCCTGGTACTGCTGGTACTCAGACACCAGGTCATTCATGTTGCTCTCGGCCTCAGTGAACTCCATCTCGTCCATGCCCTCTCCGGTGTACCAATGGAGGAAGGCCTTGCGGCGGAACATGGCGGTGAACTGCTCAGAGATGCGCTTGAACAGCTCCTGGATGGCTGTGCTGTTGCCGATGAAGGTGACGGCCATTTTGAGGCCTCTTGGAGGAATGTCGCACACGGCCGTCTTGACGTTGTTGGGGATCCATTCAACGAAGTAGCTGCTGTTCTTGTTCTGGACGTTGAGCATCTGCTCGTCCACCTCCTTCATGGACATGCGGCCACGGAAGACAGCGGCGACAGTAAGGTAGCGACCGTGGCGCGGGTCACATGCGGCCATCATGTTCTTGGCGTCGAACACTTGCTGAGTGAGCTCAGGCACGGTGAGGGCACGGTACTGCTGGCTCCCCCTGCTGGTAAGGGGTGCGAAGCCAGGGATGAAGAAGTGGAGACGGGGGAAAGGTACCATGTTGACGGCCAGTTTACGGAGGTCGGCGTTGAGCTGACCGGGGAAACGCAGGCAAGTGGTGACTCCGCTCATGGTGGCCGACACCAGGTGGTTGAGGTCTCCGTAAGTCGGCGTGGTGAGTTTGAGGGTACGGAAGCAGATGTCGTAGAGAGCCTCGTTGTCAATGCAGAAGGTCTCGTCTGTGTTCTCCACTAGCTGGTGGACTGACAGGGTGGCATTGTAGGGCTCCACCACAGTGTCTGATACTTTAGGGGAGGGCACCACGCTGAAGGTGTTCATGATACGGTCGGGGTACTCTTCACGGATCTTGCTGATGAGCAGGGTGCCCATGCCCGAGCCAGTGCCCCCACCCAGGGAGTGGGTGAGCTGGAAGCCCTGGAGGCAGTCGCAGCTCTCAGCCTCTTTCCTCACCACATCCAGGACTGAGTCCACCAGCTCTGCTCCCTCAGTGTAGTGGCCCTTTGCCCAGTTGTTTCCTGCACCGCTCTGACCTAGAAACATCAGAGGAAAGGAGGGACATAAGACCTCAAACACCTGAAATGACAGGTCTGTTTCATAATGACTTTTTCCCCGTGTTTCATTTTCCTATGTGCTAACTAAAAGTGATATGTCCCTTCAATGTCCAAGCAGTGCTAAACCCAAACCCCTCAAGTTCCTTACCAAACACAAAGTTGTCTGGTCTGAAGATCTGCCCGAAGGGTCCGGATCTGACAGAATCCATGGTGCCGGGCTCCAGGTCCACTAGGACCGCTCTGGGTACATACTTGCCACCTCCATGAGAGACAacgatagagagacacacaccagcTCAATACTGCAGGGAACAATGGGCTATATGATGTCAAGGGGAGTGGAgctcctgtctgtccaccagaggTGGACAAAATACATCACTTCCTGTACAACACCACTAGTCCACGAAATGTGTGATCCTATCCAGTATCCCCTGCCACGTTGAGATGTTCACCCATTACGTCACATTATGGATAGAATTTTAAATGAATCTCAATTTCAATAGAATAAATGCATACATGTATGTACGTTTGCATATATGTACATGTCTGTGTAAGCAGCAAAGACGTTCTTCTGTTGAAAGGTTGTTTGTAACTGCAGAGGGTGTAGGTGTGCTACCTGAAGCCTCGTTGTAGTAGACACTGATCCTGTCCAGCTGCAGGTCGCTGTCTCCGTGGTAGGTGCCTGTGGGGTCGATGCCATGTTCATCGCTGATCACCTCCCAGAACTAAAGAGGTCGAGAAATGTCAACCGAGAGGCTCGAATTGACACAGGCCAGCACTGCTAACGTGCAGGTTGCCCTCAGTGGCTGAACTACCAGCAGAATGTGGGGTGGTGTGAGGTCAAGTGGTTGGGAAGCTGTGCTAGTGGtagtatatttggttattgttgttactataTTGTTACATTAGAAATGTCATGAAAAAAATGACTATTGCTGTAAAGATGAAGAAGACCCTATACCATACAAGGTATCCTCTACAACACATAACATACAAAACATCATGCAAGACACACTATGTTAAGTTGAAACATATACCGTACGGGGATATTCAATACACGACATAATTCCCAAACTATTGAAAATGTCATCCAGTTGGGCTGTCTATCCTGACACAGATGTGTGCTCCTGACCTCCCAGCTACCacaggtggggtgggggggggggatgctGCCGGATTCTCTCAGGGAGTGTAGAAACCACAGGCAAATCACAAGAGATAATTGCCTTCGCAGTCACAAGACATTGAGCAGCACGTTCATTTCTCTTCCTGAATTGGTGCTTTTCGAGCTAGGCTACAGAGTCCCCCCCTTGTGCAACGTACAGAGCAATTACAGTTGTGGTGTGCTCGGTGTATTCGTTAGTTCAGCTTCGCTGTCCCACTGCAAAGCCATGGTGTGTGTGGTATTTCGAAGTCTGAGAAGTGTGTGTAGATGCATGAGTGTGGATGTGATGCACGTACACATCCACGCGTGCACGGTCGTGTCACTACTACTGATGTCACTTTTCTGACCTGGGAGGGCTGCAGCAACAACAAGGGATCGGAGTAATGTGGAGAAACATCTAGCCTTGGAGTGGATGACAAGCTCAAGAGATGGGCGTAAAGAGCTGCTGAAAACAACTCTATACTTAACGTTAGAATATCTACCGTCCATGAAGATGTGTTACAAACGgctgaacgagagagagagagaagcaataCTCTGTAGGCTACCACGTGAGCGGGCAAAGTGGAACCATCCCAGAGGAATTAGCCTCGTGGGACAGATTGATGCGAACTCAACTGACCCTAATCTGAAATAGAGAGCGCGAGAACCATGTTTTATATGAAACGCCTCTTTGAGCTTTCACCCCACTTTACCATCTATTCTTGAACCCCTCTCAATATCAAGAAATATTAGTGAAATGGCCCATTCTTGTTCACTGTGCTGTCTGGTAATACACATTCGCATTTAACACATCAATAAGTTAGAGCTACCAAGTTAGCCTATTGACACTCCATTTCCCATAAGAATTCCATTCACTACAAAGGGTAGGCCTGAATAGACTTCTGTAGCTATTTGGTATAGACAACCTATTTAAAGAGAGTTATTGAGGCCTTGTGGATATTACATTATGTTGATGACATTTCACTGGCCCACTGGACCCTCTATGGCTGGTGTCCCCAAATGGTGTTGTGTAAAATAACTAAGTTGTGGATAAAAACATATAGGCTACACTAAAGTGTCTACTCGACTCCTTATCACAAGCATTAGTCATTTAAACGATGTCATGTGCTCTCATAGTCCACAGCCTGTTCATATCCCTCCCCAGAAGTCCCCTTCACAGTTGTTGGCgttttatatttattatttaactaggcaagtcagttacaaacaaattcttatttacaatgacggcctacctcggccaaacctgAACGACGGTGGacaaattgtgcgctgccctatggaacttacaatcacagccggatgtgatacagcctggattcgaactagGGACTgtagtgccttagatcgctgcgccactcgggagcccgttCATTAATCTCTCCCTTGCCTGCTCCAGCAACTTTCCCCTTTTTTCCCCTTAAATTAAAGGACGTTGATTCATCCCCAATAAGACAACAGCTGTAGTGTCCCCGCTATTCTATTTAAATCACCATCACGTTAATAATGGTTTATTTTAATGGTCTATTATGCGTACTCAGTCAAGAGGCGACGTGTCAATGCGCAACAGACGCGTTTTTGTCGTAAAAAAGCCCCCTACTCTTTAACAAGTTATGTTTAAAGTTTGACGCGTGCCACTGCCTAAAGATGACTCAATAATATGATAGGAGGCTATGTAAAGACATAGCCTACTTACCTAAATGTGTAATGCAAGGGAATACGCATAGTCTACTGAGACGAAAAGTATAGGAAATGTAAACTTGTCAAACCCCCcgccccaaaaaaaaaaaatctcgaaAAAGCTATCTTTGCGCGTCAACATCTGTAAACCGCGGGGGGGTGAACAAGCCTATGTGAAGCTATAGGTTTTCCACCGTGCCATAACTTTAGGACGAAGTGTCTTGTGTATAAATGTCTAGATGTTTTTTTCATCTGTGTTTTAAAGACTTAATTTTAGACATCTCTTTTTCGTAGTCTATTGAAGAAAAGTCTATTCCAGACACGAAACAATGAGCGTGGCATAAAGAGCAGACAGACGCCCAGCGAAATCACGTCTCAATAGTCCCGGAGGATATTCTTACCGTAATAAAATAACTGTCATCGTTTATCCAGTTGTGCTTTCTTCTAAGACTAGTCTACATTGGCAAAAGATAAATGTATATC encodes:
- the tbb5 gene encoding tubulin beta chain, whose protein sequence is MREIVHIQAGQCGNQIGAKFWEVISDEHGIDPTGTYHGDSDLQLDRISVYYNEASGGKYVPRAVLVDLEPGTMDSVRSGPFGQIFRPDNFVFGQSGAGNNWAKGHYTEGAELVDSVLDVVRKEAESCDCLQGFQLTHSLGGGTGSGMGTLLISKIREEYPDRIMNTFSVVPSPKVSDTVVEPYNATLSVHQLVENTDETFCIDNEALYDICFRTLKLTTPTYGDLNHLVSATMSGVTTCLRFPGQLNADLRKLAVNMVPFPRLHFFIPGFAPLTSRGSQQYRALTVPELTQQVFDAKNMMAACDPRHGRYLTVAAVFRGRMSMKEVDEQMLNVQNKNSSYFVEWIPNNVKTAVCDIPPRGLKMAVTFIGNSTAIQELFKRISEQFTAMFRRKAFLHWYTGEGMDEMEFTEAESNMNDLVSEYQQYQDATAEEEGEFEEEAEEDA